The window TTTTTTACCAAATATGAAAATAAGCCATAGTCCCATATCCGCCAAAATGTGCATATTCCACGTCAAACCAGCCCCCATTCCGATAAGATTACGCTAGTGATGAATGACGGCTTTTGGAAATGGCGAATTGTCGTTATCGACCCAAAAGAGCCGGTCGCGTTTCTCCATAGCGGCCAGTCAGCCAAATCCAGATTCTGCGACGGGAGGTCTACAAAGCCGCCGTTGGCGACCTCACCCAACCGGCCAATAAAAGTCACTCACGACTCTTTAAACTCTCTTCTGTGACGGTCCGCACGTCACCCGTTTTTTGACACTCAATATTCAGTAACGTCCTTCAACTTTTTCACTGTAGGGTTGCCATACCTGCAATACAGGGAAGGCATCAAAAACAGATTCAACAACGTCGAGGTAATCAAACCACCAAGTATCACCACCGCCATCGGGTATTCGATTTCGTGGCCGGGTACATTGCCTTTCAGGATCAGCGGTAACAGCGCCAGTCCGGCACAGGCAGCGGTCATTAGAATTGGTGCCAGACGTTCTTCGGCACCACGCATCGCCAATCCTGCCCCAAATACCTGGCCTTCTTGCTGTTCCAAATGTCGATAGTGGCTTAACAGCATGATGCCGTTTCGGGCAGCAATACCCAGCACGGTGATGAAACCGACCAGCGAGCCGAGCGAAAGTACCCCGCCACTTAAAAACGCTCCCACAACGCCGCCGATCAACGCAAACGGCAAGGTTAATGCCACTAAAAGCACTAAGCGCAACGAGCGAAAATCAACATGCAGTAACACCAGGATGCCCAGCAATGAAGCCAAACTCAACCACGCCAGCCGTTCGCTAGACGCTTGTCGTGCTGCGTATTCGCCCAGAAACTCCGGGTGATAGCCTTGCGCAAACGTCAGGTTTTTCACGCGGTTTTCAATTTCCCGTGCCACGCTACCTAAATCGTTGCCACTGACATTGCAGGTAACGTCGATTCGGCGCGAGGCGTTTTCTCGTTTGATTTCGTTCGACGTAGGTGCAATGTAGATGTCCGCCACATCGCCCAACGGCACGCGTGCCCCGGATGGCGTATCGATAGTGAGTTGTCTGAGTGCAGCGAGATCATGACGGACCCGCTCAGCACCCCAAACCGTCACGTCGATGACTTTTTGGTCACGGTAAATTTCGCCGACCTTACTGCCTTTGATTAGCGTGGCTGCGGCCCGGCGCACTTGACCGGCTGTCAAACCAAAGTTGGCCGCCACGTCAGGCTTAAGCCGTATCTGTATCTGCGGTACCAATATTTGCGGTTCCACCTTCAGGTTGGCGATGCCGGGCACATCAGTGATGGTTTTACTGACTTCGGCTGCCTTATCTCGTAGTACATCCAAGTCAGGTCCGTACAAGCGCACCACCACGGTCGCACTGGCGCCGGTCAGCACTTCCTTGATCCGTTCGCGCAGATAGGTCAACACATCGCGGTACAGACCCGGATAACCTTCGACGACGGACTGGATTTTCGCCACTGTACTGTCGTAATCGACCGCTGTATCCAAACTAATCCATAACTCGGTAAAGTTCGGCCCTACCACTTCGTCGGCGACTTCAGCTCGGCCAATGTGCGAACCGAAATTGCGTACACCGGGAATCGTCCTTAGTTCCTTGCTGACCTGTATCGTAATGCGACGCATGGCTTCCAGCGAGGTACCGGGCTTTTCGACCCAGTGCATCAAAAAATCGGTTTCCTTGAAGTTGGGCAGAAACGACTCACCGAGTCGCGGTAATGCGATGGCTGTCGATATAAAAGCCATCATCAGGAAACCTGTTGCCCATTGCGGACGGCTGACGATAGCCGGCAAGAGTTGACGATAATGCCGCTTTAAAACCTGCGTTAGCGGCGCTTCGCTTTGGCGTGGCTTGGCATTCGGCAGCAGCATCAGGCACAAAGCCGGCGTCACGGTCAGCGCCACCAGCAGCGAAGCCAAAATCGCCAATAAATAGGAAAACGCCAGTGGCCTAAAAAAGGTGCCGGCCAAGCCGTCCAGGAAAAACACCGGCACGAACACCAGTGCGACGATTAAACTGGCAAAAACTACTGCGCTACGCACTTCCAGCGAGGCTTTTAAGACCACCCGAAAAGTTGATAGCGGATGCACTGCCTCTCGGTTCAACCGCAACCTGCGCATGATGTTTTCGACGTCGATAATGGCGTCATCCACCACTTCACCGACTGCAATCACCAGGCCGGCCAGTACCATGGTGTTAAGCGTGCCGCCGCGCAGATAAAGCACCGCTGCTGCTGCCAGCAGCGATAGCGGAATCGCCGACAGGCTGATCACGGCGGTTCGCCACTCAAACAAAAAGGCGATCAGAATTACAGCGACTAGCACGCAACCCAATATCAGTGCATCACTTAAATTATTTAACGAGCGTTCGATGAAGGTTGCCGGACGAAAGATAGTCGGATCGATGTCGACCTCGTGCAGACCGGGTTGCACAGCCGCCAAGGTCGCTTCGACCTTGCGAGTCACATCCAAGGTATTGCCCCAGGGTTGTTTTTCGACGATCAGCAGCAAGCCCGGCCCATCGTTGATCACCGCATCGCCAATAGGCGGCGGGTGACTTTCAACGATTTCAGCCACATCGCCCAAGCGCAATGGCGCACCGCCAGTGAACTGCACCACGGTGCGGGCCATATCGTCCGGTGTTTGCAGCGAAGACACATGTGTCACCGGCAGGCGTTGATTGGGTAGATCGACAAAACCCCCAGCCGATACGGTGGCCGCATCGCCCGCCGCACGCACCACCGCATCCAGCGTCACGCCGTTGGCGGCCAGGCGATCAGGATCGACCCGCACCTGTAACTGCCGATCACGTTGCCCCCAAATGGCTACGTTGGCCACACCCGGCACCGCCATCAACCTTGGGCGAATGGTCCACAATGCCAATTCGGACAATTCCATCTGTGATAGTTTTTTCGATGAAACGCCAATCTTCAGCGCCCGACTGGTGGACGATAATGGCGATAACATCACCGGTGCGCGAGCCACGGCCGGCAGGCGTGGTGTGATGGTGGCGACGCGTTCCTGTACCAACTGCCTGGCCCGCATCAAATCAGTGCCTTCCTGAAAAATACAGACCACTGACGACAGACCCAACACCGACTTGGAACGTAGGGTTTTTAGCCAGGCCGTGCCGTTTACCGCGTTTTCCAAGGGCACGGTGATCAGGCTCTCCACTTCCTCTGTGGACAATCCGGGTGCTTCAGTCTGGATTTCAACCAACGGCGGCGCGAATTCCGGGAACACGTCCAACGGCATTTGCCGGGTGGCTTGCACACCCAATATCACCAGTACCACAGCCAAGGCCAGCACTAATAGGCGTTGACGTAGCGCGACGGTTATCAGCCAGCGCATCATTTGCCGACACCAAATTCGGTGCCGAACAATTCGGCCACGCCGGTAGTAACCACTTCGATACCCGCCACGATGTCGCCCGTTACGGCGGCTTGATCGTCAAACACCCGCAGTATCTGTACCCGGCGGCGCTGATAGACGTTGGCTTCCAGCGCTTGATATATCCAGCTATCGCCATTTACGTCATGCACAATCGCCGACCACGGTACGACGAGATTTTCGTCATCGCTACGCAACGGGATTGAAACACCGACCCGCTGACCGGGGCGTAATGAGGTATCCGAATTTTTCACCGCATAGAACAGATCGACCGTGGCGGCAGCCGGATTGGCGGAAGGCGGCGCCGCGACCGGCACGGCAGGACGAGAGACATTTTCAGGCGAATCTTTCAGCCCGCTAACACGGGCTTGGGCGGCGGTGTTCAATCCCGATACATCATCGACATAGACCGGCACCCGCACCCAAAACGTGCTGCGGTTGTTGACGTCTAACAGCGCTGGACCCAGCAAATCGCGGCGTTCGTACGCGGTTTTTAGATTGGCCTCGGCCAAGCCTAGCTGTATTCGCGCATCATCGACCGAGCGTTCGGTGCCCACCTTGTCGCGGCGCATCTGTTCGGTGCGATTCAAGGCTATCTGCGCGGCTTGCACTTGCACCTTGGCCTGCTCCACCTGACCGTCGGCATCAATTTGCGATTGGGCCAAACGTACTAACTCTGCCGGAGCCAGCGATGGCAGGATCGTATAAACCGATTGGCTGTTACTGTTTGCCGAACCATTCAGCGCCGGCAGTGTGATCTCGCCGCCGAACAAGCGCGTTCGCGTTAGCGGTCGTTTTACAACCTTTGTGGTGACGATGCCGAGCCGGTTGACTGCTTCCGCTGTCAAGACAACTTTGGTCAGATCACTTTCCTTAACGGGATGCTCGATTTTGGCAGGCGGCGGCGATGTGGATTCGGCGGCCGATAGGTTGCTGGCTAATAGTAGTAAGGCTGATAGCAAAAGCCGATACGTCGATGGCGTGTGGTTTGGATACGCGGGTTTCATAGAGGCCCAACCGTGGAGTCTAATAATTAGTGAATTAAGCAGGCTTCAGACGCTGGCCGACGCTGCGTTCCAGTTCTGCGCGGGCGCGGCGTAAGTCGGCGGCCGCTTGCGCGGTTTTCAATTGCGCGTCCAGCCAACGGCGTTGGGTTTCGAGCACGAAGAGGTAGGTGACATTACCGGCCGCATAGGCGTTTTCAGCATCCTGTATGGCAGTTTGAAGGGGCGGCAGGATAGTCTGTTGCCACTGTTTCAGGCTTTCGCTGGCCTGTTGCAATCGGGCATGGGCTTCTCGGACATCCAAGGCAATCCGTTGTCGGGTGGCGACATATTGCCTTGCAGCTTTGTCAAAACGGGCCTGCGCTTGCGCGATACCACCTTGATTTTGATTAACGATAGGCAATGTCACGTCTAAGCCTGGTCCTGCCAATAAGGGCCCGTTCACTTGCTTGGCGTTGAGGCTGGCGGTGAGTTTAAATACCTCAGCCTTCGCCAAGCCGATACGTTCGCCTGCTGATTCGACGTTGATTTCTGCGGCACGCAGGTCGGGACGAGCATTTAGAGCTTCGGTCAGCAGTTTTTCAGCATCGAACTTATTACTATCGGGTAACTTTTCCGCACTAATGTTTTCAGGCCACTGTTCCAGACTCAACCCAGCCAAATTACGTAACCGCTCTTTTGCTATCTCGCAATCGTGCCGGAATCGACCTTGTTGTTCCTGTGCTTGAAGGGCATCGACTTGGGCATTGGTGACTTCGAGTTCACTGGCGTCGCCGGCTCGCAATCGCGCATGAGTCAGCTCGGCTATGTTCTGATTCAGTGTAACGGAGGAGTGAGCCAATTTCAGGCGCTCCTTGGCCAAGGTCAATTCAGCATGGGCGACCCGCACATCGCGGATCAAGTCCAAGCCTGTCTGAACCAAACGATGTGCGGTCTGTTCAACATCCAGCTTTGCCGTTTCGATCCGTTGCGGGCGTAGCCAGAAAATTTCCAGCGGATAAATCAATGTCATTTCTAAAGGTTTGGCACCAAACGGCATCAGCATCGAGAGGGTGGGATTGGGCAGCATCCCAGCTTGCACGAGATCGGCGCGATACAGGCCTAAATCCGCCAAGGTCGCGCGAAAGGCCGGATTGTTCCATAGCGCCAAACTGACCAACTCGTCATCGGATAAGCCGTCATTTAAAGAGATATTGGCGGGCCATGCGGTTTCGTCGGCACCGGTTTCGGCAAAATGCTGACCTGTACGTTGTTCCAGATCGTTAGCGACGTCACTCAAACCCTTGCCTTGCGGGGTACAGGCAGTCAACGACAAAGCGAGAAGCGTTATTGGAAAACGACTGGAAGCAAAAGGCGTCATGCGCTCGCCTCCGGGAACGTCACAATCACCTTGAGGCCAATGCCGCCATCCCCATCGGCCAGCCTAATATCAGCCTGATGCTGCTCGGCTATTCGCCGCACAATGGATAAGCCAAGACCACTGCCTGATTCGGCGCTATTCAATACGCGGTAGAATCGGTCGAACACGCGAGCCCGCTCATCCAAGGCAATGCCTGGCCCGGTGTCGTTGACTTCCAGACGAATCGCAGTGGCTTCGCCGGTGACACTGACGTCAATCCGTGCATCTGCTGGTGAATAGCGGATGGCGTTATCGAGCAGATTGCCGAGTAGAATGCGCAGCGCCTCTTCGGTGCCGGCAACCCTGACATGATCCGCGTGCGACAGGCCGAGATCGATGTGGCTATGGGCGGCTTGTGGGGCAAAATCGGCTACCACGTTCCGCGCCAAATCATCCAAAAATAGCGGCGTGAGCGGATAATCGCCAGCCTCCGGATCGAGGCGAGCCAAGATCAGCAATTGCTGAACCAGATGACTGGCACGGGCTATACCTTGTCGTAAAGTTTGCATAGCTAGATCACGCTGAACGGGTTCAGTGGCACGCTCGGCCAGTTGTGCTTGTAAGGACAGTGCAGTGAGCGGACTGCGCAGTTCGTGCGCCGCATCGGCAGTAAACTGGCGCTGTGCCGTCAGTGCCTGATCCAATTGACTCAGCAGCGTGTTTATTGCGCTGATTAAGATGCTAACTTCTTCCGGTAAGCCCTTATTCGGGATCGGATCTAATGAATGAGGATTGCGACACGCCACTGCTTCAGCCACTTGAGCCAATGGCGCTAAACCCCGACCAATCGCCCAGCCAACCAATAACGCCAGCCCCGGCAGTAAAATCAGCAATGGTGCCAGTATATGCAAGGCAACTTCGTTGGCGGTTTCACGGCGTTCTTGCGTCGTTTGAGCGACCTGGACAAATCCACTATCGGTTTTTAAATTAAATACTCGCCAGTCCTGGTTCTGCCAGTTAAGCGTGTCGGACCCCAGTTTTCCGCCTTGCGGTAATGGCGAAAACGGATGAGATCGAAACAGCATTCGACCATCCGGGCCACGGATCTGACTGACTAAATCAATGCCATCGCTATTTAACCCAGAGCTGTTTGTGTTAGGTTTAACATCTTGCAAGCTGTTTGAATGGGACAAGGAATAAGCGGCTTCACGCAACACCTTGTCGAATAGTTCGTCAATTTCTTCGTGAACGTTCAGCCACGTCGGCACGGCAAACGTGATACCGGCAACCAGCAAGACGGGTATTAACCAATAGGTTAGCCGGCTGCGAATAGAAGTATTCATGGCTTCACCACTTTAAAACCGACGCCACGGACATTAAAAATAATGTCAGCACCGAGTTTACGGCGCAGATTATGCAAGTGGACATCGATCGCGTTACTCGCCACTTCCTGGCCCCAACCGTACAGGCGCTCTTCCAATTGCGAACGGGACAGCACAGCGCCCGGCTGTTCCATCAAAGCATGCAGCAATGCAAACTCACGGGCAGATAAGTCGATTAAGGTTTCGCGTAACCAGGCCTCGTGACTCGGCGGGTTAATACGCAAGGCGCCGTATTCAATGTCTGAAGCGCCGCGTCCGGCACTTCTGCGTACCAGCGCATGAATACGGGCAACGAGTTCTTCCAAGGCAAAAGGTTTGACTAGATAATCGTCCGCACCGTTATTAAGACCGGCGACTCGATCACTTAGCCCATCGCGTGCTGTTAGGATTAACACCGGGATGGCGTTGCCGGATTTACGAAGTTCGACCAGCAGCTCCTGGCCCGATAGGCGTGGAAGCCCTAAGTCAAGCAGCAATAAAGCGTACTCGCTCGCCACATGAGATAAGGCTTGTTTGGCTTGTTCCCCGTCTTGTACCCAATCGACCACGAAGCCATCCAGCTGCAATCCATCCCGGATCGACTGGCCGATCATCGGATCGTCTTCCGCTAATAACAATCGCATGTTGACCTTATAGTTTCTTCATCTGGCCAACAGTGTAAATGATGAAGATTTAAGTAATAGTTAAGGCGCTTCGAATGTTCGGGAAGGTATCTATAGCGGTCGTTCGTTATTGGAGTTGATCAAGGACGGCTTGGGGGCGGGTGTTGACGGTCCACTCTTCAGATTCATCGCCGGAAAGCTGGCATTGAATTCCGATTTCTGAAAGCTGCCATTCTTCACCGAGTTTACTAGTACCACAGCTGATAGTTAAGATTTAATTTGCTGTGACAGGATCGCTAGACACTTCGATACATTTCGTTGACTCTAAACTCAGGCAAACCATGTTCAACATCCCTCCCCAATTGCCCACTTTCTAGTCTGGGGCATGCAAGTCATCTGGCATTTCACTATGACAGCCAATACCAGGAACTAATAAACACCCTCGCTAATCTAGGCTGTGAACTTAATAACTTGCGTAAAGCGCCGCATCAGCGACAGTAAACCACTAACAGCCAAACAGAAATAAGGAGCATTGCCATGATTGATCTCAAAGAAATAGCAAAAGTGGTTTTATTGGCTGGGGGTTTATTATTGGGGCATGCTGTTCAAGCGGAAAGCACTGTTAGTCCGGCCGTTCCATATAGCGAGAGAGCTAAGACTGCTGCAATATATGGGCTTGGCGACAGTGGCCCCCAAGGGGGCAAAGTCTATTATGTCGATGATACGGGTGAGCATGGCCTGGAAGCGAAAGCAGCCGATGAGATCAATTCACTAAGTTGGAGTGACGCTGTTACAGTTGCAGGCGCTTATGGCTCCGGCTGGCATTTGCCGACAAAGACTGAGTTAAAAGTCTTATATGAACACAGAAACGTGGTGGGCGGTTTTGCTAAAGACGATTATTGGAGCGCTACGGAGCAAGACATCAACAGCGCCTGGATCCAGGGCTTCGGCAATGGCGACCAGGATCGCTACAATAAATACAGTAAGCTTAGCGTGCGTGCTGTCCGGTCTTTTTAATTTGTTTATCCAACCAGGAAAAACAGCGTCTACCGGTAAAAATCAGATCAAGGAATAGCTTTTATGAATACACTGGTTGCAAAAATGATTAGTTTTCTAAAGACTGATCGATATGCTGATAATCCGATCGACCTTGCTGAAAAACCAATCAGCACAGCTGCCTTTGCTGTAAATAAAGAACCCGAGCAACTTCACAAAGGCAAAAGACGTTTAAAGGAAAACTACACAAGTCACTGGGATTTGGATTATCTGCCCAGAAAAGAAGTCGATAAAATATTGGCTGAAATTCAAAACCGTAACCCTTAAAGCTAACTCCCTTTAGGCCAAGAACTTTGATGTAACATTAACACCTATCCTTTCGGTCAGTTTGATCGTCCACAAACCGCGGTTGAGACAAACCTTTGCGCTCAAGGAGGGGGTATCTCAAACTTTGATAGACAGCTTTCGGTTTTACTGCTGCCAAACTCTGAAATTGTTAAATGTCGCATAGTGGCCGGGCGGGCCAAAGAAGATGTAAGGTTACTTGCCAAAAAGCTGCCATTCGCTGAACTTAGGAAAGGAAGATTTCGCTAGCGTCCTCGATCGCCGATTTTGGCCGATCAAAGCCGCTCAAAATCTGGCTGAATTTGTATCGGAATATGCAAAATGGCTGAGATGAACTTTGGAAAGGTTGGTTATCTATCTACCAGTAACCGCCCGCAACGCGTGATTCGATCGAAACTAAACACATGCTCTCTCGGGCTTTCGTAGCAACGTCCCACCAATCTTCGTCTGTAATCCGGCTCGCCTTTTTCTAGATAAATAGTGGCACCACAAATGGGACATGCCGCCGAATACCGAACCAACCGAATCACTCTTAAATCGCCGTCTCGTAGCAGTTCGAACTGAGCTGATTGCTCATGGATTTTTATGAACAATTCATGCGCTAAAACAATTCGATCATCGAACAATAAAACCCAAGGCTTGATGATAGCGCCCCATGCTCCGTAAGGAATCACAAAAATACTTATCAGTAGTGTCAAATCGCGCGTTGTCACGGACCTGGGTACCGATAACGATAGCCATCCGGCATAGGCAATTAACACTGCGAGTCCGCCAATTGTAACCAACCACCCCAATACAACCCATACATGCCATCGACTCAATGCGATTTGTCCGTGCCGAAACAACCATCTGGCAATCCAACTCGTTTGAACCTCACCCAATTCAGTAATTTGATAGTAGGCTTTCAACTCGGCTGCAATACTGCTATCTAACCGAACCTCATCGATAGCGCTATCGTCATCCATGACTTCTGGTACCCGCTCTGCTTTTATATAAAACGTTGTGAGCCTACCCGGAC of the Methylomonas sp. MK1 genome contains:
- a CDS encoding efflux RND transporter permease subunit, whose amino-acid sequence is MMRWLITVALRQRLLVLALAVVLVILGVQATRQMPLDVFPEFAPPLVEIQTEAPGLSTEEVESLITVPLENAVNGTAWLKTLRSKSVLGLSSVVCIFQEGTDLMRARQLVQERVATITPRLPAVARAPVMLSPLSSTSRALKIGVSSKKLSQMELSELALWTIRPRLMAVPGVANVAIWGQRDRQLQVRVDPDRLAANGVTLDAVVRAAGDAATVSAGGFVDLPNQRLPVTHVSSLQTPDDMARTVVQFTGGAPLRLGDVAEIVESHPPPIGDAVINDGPGLLLIVEKQPWGNTLDVTRKVEATLAAVQPGLHEVDIDPTIFRPATFIERSLNNLSDALILGCVLVAVILIAFLFEWRTAVISLSAIPLSLLAAAAVLYLRGGTLNTMVLAGLVIAVGEVVDDAIIDVENIMRRLRLNREAVHPLSTFRVVLKASLEVRSAVVFASLIVALVFVPVFFLDGLAGTFFRPLAFSYLLAILASLLVALTVTPALCLMLLPNAKPRQSEAPLTQVLKRHYRQLLPAIVSRPQWATGFLMMAFISTAIALPRLGESFLPNFKETDFLMHWVEKPGTSLEAMRRITIQVSKELRTIPGVRNFGSHIGRAEVADEVVGPNFTELWISLDTAVDYDSTVAKIQSVVEGYPGLYRDVLTYLRERIKEVLTGASATVVVRLYGPDLDVLRDKAAEVSKTITDVPGIANLKVEPQILVPQIQIRLKPDVAANFGLTAGQVRRAAATLIKGSKVGEIYRDQKVIDVTVWGAERVRHDLAALRQLTIDTPSGARVPLGDVADIYIAPTSNEIKRENASRRIDVTCNVSGNDLGSVAREIENRVKNLTFAQGYHPEFLGEYAARQASSERLAWLSLASLLGILVLLHVDFRSLRLVLLVALTLPFALIGGVVGAFLSGGVLSLGSLVGFITVLGIAARNGIMLLSHYRHLEQQEGQVFGAGLAMRGAEERLAPILMTAACAGLALLPLILKGNVPGHEIEYPMAVVILGGLITSTLLNLFLMPSLYCRYGNPTVKKLKDVTEY
- a CDS encoding efflux RND transporter periplasmic adaptor subunit encodes the protein MKPAYPNHTPSTYRLLLSALLLLASNLSAAESTSPPPAKIEHPVKESDLTKVVLTAEAVNRLGIVTTKVVKRPLTRTRLFGGEITLPALNGSANSNSQSVYTILPSLAPAELVRLAQSQIDADGQVEQAKVQVQAAQIALNRTEQMRRDKVGTERSVDDARIQLGLAEANLKTAYERRDLLGPALLDVNNRSTFWVRVPVYVDDVSGLNTAAQARVSGLKDSPENVSRPAVPVAAPPSANPAAATVDLFYAVKNSDTSLRPGQRVGVSIPLRSDDENLVVPWSAIVHDVNGDSWIYQALEANVYQRRRVQILRVFDDQAAVTGDIVAGIEVVTTGVAELFGTEFGVGK
- a CDS encoding Lcl domain-containing protein, with product MIDLKEIAKVVLLAGGLLLGHAVQAESTVSPAVPYSERAKTAAIYGLGDSGPQGGKVYYVDDTGEHGLEAKAADEINSLSWSDAVTVAGAYGSGWHLPTKTELKVLYEHRNVVGGFAKDDYWSATEQDINSAWIQGFGNGDQDRYNKYSKLSVRAVRSF
- a CDS encoding response regulator transcription factor, which gives rise to MRLLLAEDDPMIGQSIRDGLQLDGFVVDWVQDGEQAKQALSHVASEYALLLLDLGLPRLSGQELLVELRKSGNAIPVLILTARDGLSDRVAGLNNGADDYLVKPFALEELVARIHALVRRSAGRGASDIEYGALRINPPSHEAWLRETLIDLSAREFALLHALMEQPGAVLSRSQLEERLYGWGQEVASNAIDVHLHNLRRKLGADIIFNVRGVGFKVVKP
- a CDS encoding TolC family protein, producing the protein MTPFASSRFPITLLALSLTACTPQGKGLSDVANDLEQRTGQHFAETGADETAWPANISLNDGLSDDELVSLALWNNPAFRATLADLGLYRADLVQAGMLPNPTLSMLMPFGAKPLEMTLIYPLEIFWLRPQRIETAKLDVEQTAHRLVQTGLDLIRDVRVAHAELTLAKERLKLAHSSVTLNQNIAELTHARLRAGDASELEVTNAQVDALQAQEQQGRFRHDCEIAKERLRNLAGLSLEQWPENISAEKLPDSNKFDAEKLLTEALNARPDLRAAEINVESAGERIGLAKAEVFKLTASLNAKQVNGPLLAGPGLDVTLPIVNQNQGGIAQAQARFDKAARQYVATRQRIALDVREAHARLQQASESLKQWQQTILPPLQTAIQDAENAYAAGNVTYLFVLETQRRWLDAQLKTAQAAADLRRARAELERSVGQRLKPA
- a CDS encoding ATP-binding protein, whose amino-acid sequence is MNTSIRSRLTYWLIPVLLVAGITFAVPTWLNVHEEIDELFDKVLREAAYSLSHSNSLQDVKPNTNSSGLNSDGIDLVSQIRGPDGRMLFRSHPFSPLPQGGKLGSDTLNWQNQDWRVFNLKTDSGFVQVAQTTQERRETANEVALHILAPLLILLPGLALLVGWAIGRGLAPLAQVAEAVACRNPHSLDPIPNKGLPEEVSILISAINTLLSQLDQALTAQRQFTADAAHELRSPLTALSLQAQLAERATEPVQRDLAMQTLRQGIARASHLVQQLLILARLDPEAGDYPLTPLFLDDLARNVVADFAPQAAHSHIDLGLSHADHVRVAGTEEALRILLGNLLDNAIRYSPADARIDVSVTGEATAIRLEVNDTGPGIALDERARVFDRFYRVLNSAESGSGLGLSIVRRIAEQHQADIRLADGDGGIGLKVIVTFPEASA